The following proteins are encoded in a genomic region of Microcoleus sp. FACHB-68:
- a CDS encoding response regulator: protein MNVKNTEKGIILIVDDTPTNLGVLFEFLSDSGFKVFVAQDGEDALEQVEYAPPDLILLDVLMPGIDGFETCRRLKANESFKDIPVIFMTALSDSVDKVRGLTIGAVDYITKPLQHEEVLARVNIHMSLHNLTKKLQEQNLRLQHEIKERTVAQMALLELTADLENRVEERTAELSQSNQRLRQSNDMLKQEIEERLSAEMALQQSEAQLRTQTKWLEQAFAELKQTQSKLIQGEKMSSLGQLVAGVAHEINNPVNFIYGNLSYAHSYTQNLIRILNLYKSKFPNPGPEIEEEIETSDLEFLVEDLPKLLGSMKVGADRIREIIQSLRIFSRLDEAQMKSVNIHEGIDSTLLILQNRLKARADRPAIEVIKEYGDLPQVECYAGSLNQVFMNLLANAIDALEDYNRQRSSADIKAFPNKIWIRTEASDNDKVMIRITDNGPGISEDVKTHLFEPFFTTKPIGKGTGIGLSISQQIVEEKHNGLLTCISNSDRGAEFIIELPIRQQYQQQSRLQSA, encoded by the coding sequence ATGAATGTTAAAAACACTGAGAAAGGCATTATTTTAATCGTCGATGACACTCCCACTAACTTAGGAGTTTTGTTTGAGTTCTTAAGTGATTCCGGCTTCAAAGTCTTTGTAGCACAGGATGGTGAAGATGCACTTGAGCAGGTGGAATATGCACCCCCCGATCTGATTTTGCTGGATGTGTTGATGCCAGGAATTGATGGGTTTGAAACGTGCCGCCGGCTGAAAGCGAATGAATCATTCAAAGATATTCCCGTAATTTTTATGACGGCGCTTTCTGACTCTGTCGATAAAGTGAGAGGCTTAACTATTGGGGCAGTTGATTACATCACTAAGCCACTTCAGCATGAAGAAGTTTTAGCTCGTGTCAACATCCACATGAGTCTTCACAACTTAACTAAAAAACTCCAAGAACAAAATTTGCGATTGCAGCATGAGATAAAAGAGCGAACCGTCGCACAAATGGCTCTCTTAGAACTGACAGCAGATTTAGAAAACCGGGTTGAGGAAAGAACTGCTGAACTTTCTCAATCTAATCAGCGTCTGAGGCAATCCAACGATATGCTGAAACAGGAAATCGAAGAGCGCCTGAGCGCGGAGATGGCATTGCAGCAATCAGAAGCACAACTGCGAACTCAAACTAAATGGTTAGAACAAGCATTTGCAGAATTGAAACAAACTCAAAGCAAATTGATTCAAGGTGAAAAAATGTCTTCTTTGGGTCAGTTGGTTGCCGGGGTGGCTCATGAAATTAACAATCCCGTTAACTTTATTTATGGAAATCTTTCTTACGCTCATAGCTACACTCAAAACTTAATAAGAATATTGAATCTTTACAAATCAAAGTTTCCGAATCCAGGCCCAGAAATTGAAGAAGAAATTGAAACAAGCGATCTAGAATTTTTAGTAGAAGATTTGCCTAAACTGCTGGGTTCTATGAAAGTCGGGGCAGATCGCATCCGCGAAATTATCCAATCGCTGCGGATCTTTTCGCGGCTCGATGAAGCGCAGATGAAGTCAGTCAATATTCATGAGGGCATTGATAGTACGCTGCTGATTCTGCAAAACCGGCTCAAAGCTAGAGCAGACCGGCCCGCGATTGAAGTGATCAAAGAATATGGCGATTTGCCTCAAGTCGAGTGCTATGCCGGCTCTCTGAATCAGGTATTTATGAACCTCTTAGCCAATGCAATTGATGCCTTAGAAGATTACAACCGGCAGCGATCAAGCGCTGACATCAAAGCTTTTCCCAATAAGATTTGGATTCGCACTGAAGCGAGTGACAATGACAAAGTGATGATCCGAATTACAGACAATGGCCCTGGCATCAGTGAGGATGTTAAAACTCACCTATTTGAGCCATTTTTTACGACGAAACCGATTGGTAAAGGCACCGGCATTGGTTTATCAATTAGCCAGCAAATTGTCGAGGAAAAACACAACGGTCTTTTGACGTGCATTTCAAATTCTGATAGAGGAGCAGAGTTTATTATTGAACTTCCCATTCGGCAACAATATCAACAACAAAGCCGCCTTCAATCTGCCTAA
- the uvrC gene encoding excinuclease ABC subunit UvrC: protein MPSTKTLPLVKDPDRLESRLKEIPGEPGVYLMRDSSDRILYIGKSKKLRSRVRSYFRDRQNLSERIAMMVQQVAEIEFIVTDTEAEALALEANLVKQHLPYFNVLLKDDKKYPYLCITWSEDYPRIFITRKRRASQAKDRYYGPYVDVRLLRNTLHIVKRIFPLRQRPQPLFKDRPCLNYDLGRCPGVCQMLISPEDYRKIVQKVAMVFQGRTQELADILKAQMEQAAEQLNFEQAARIRDQIGGLRALNADQKVSLPDDTVSRDAIALASDAQHACVQLFQIRAGQLVGRLGFVAEVPTPPVPLSASPQIESGAILQRVLEEHYQTVEPVEIPSEILVQHELPEAEMLADWLSERKGRKVTILAPQRQLKAELIEMVERNAQHELARMQKLGDRNSQAMQDLADIVDLADLPHRIEGYDISHIQGSNAVASQVVFIDGLPAKQHYRHYKIKNPDVKAGHSDDFASLAEVIGRRFRKYAEDPQLQRAGNPDWPDLVMIDGGKGQLSSVVAVLQEMNLLEELRVVSLAKQREEIFLPGESQPLQTEAEQPGVQLLRRLRDEAHRFAVTFHRQQRSDTLKRSRLDEIAGLGFERQKQLLAHFRSIDYIRAATPAQLAEAPGIGPRLAQQIYDYFHP from the coding sequence ATGCCATCCACCAAAACGCTGCCGCTTGTTAAAGATCCAGACCGCTTGGAAAGCCGGCTCAAGGAGATTCCGGGGGAACCAGGGGTCTATTTAATGCGAGATTCGAGTGATCGCATCCTCTACATCGGTAAATCCAAGAAATTGCGCTCTCGCGTCCGTTCCTATTTTCGTGACCGGCAGAACCTCAGCGAACGCATCGCTATGATGGTGCAGCAGGTGGCGGAAATTGAATTTATTGTCACAGATACAGAAGCTGAAGCTTTAGCACTAGAAGCAAATCTTGTCAAGCAACATTTGCCTTATTTTAATGTGTTGCTCAAAGATGACAAGAAATACCCTTATTTGTGCATTACTTGGTCAGAAGATTACCCCCGCATTTTCATCACCCGCAAGCGCAGAGCCAGTCAAGCAAAAGACCGTTACTATGGGCCTTATGTGGATGTGCGCCTGTTGCGGAACACCCTGCATATCGTTAAGCGAATTTTCCCGCTGCGGCAGCGACCTCAACCGCTGTTTAAAGACCGGCCTTGTTTAAACTACGATTTGGGACGCTGTCCGGGTGTCTGTCAGATGCTCATTTCCCCAGAAGACTATCGCAAAATCGTGCAGAAAGTCGCGATGGTGTTCCAAGGAAGAACGCAAGAACTTGCAGACATTTTGAAAGCGCAGATGGAACAAGCCGCAGAACAGCTTAACTTTGAGCAGGCGGCGCGAATTCGCGATCAGATTGGGGGTTTAAGAGCGCTCAATGCCGATCAAAAGGTTTCTTTGCCGGATGATACCGTGTCGCGGGATGCGATTGCTCTAGCCTCTGACGCGCAACACGCCTGCGTTCAGCTATTCCAAATTCGTGCCGGCCAGTTAGTAGGACGCTTGGGATTTGTCGCCGAAGTTCCCACTCCCCCAGTTCCCCTCTCTGCTTCTCCTCAAATCGAATCGGGAGCGATTTTACAGCGAGTGTTAGAGGAACATTATCAAACTGTAGAGCCGGTGGAAATTCCATCTGAGATTTTGGTGCAGCATGAGTTGCCAGAAGCGGAAATGCTAGCCGATTGGTTAAGCGAACGCAAGGGTCGAAAAGTCACCATTCTTGCCCCGCAGCGGCAACTGAAGGCAGAATTGATTGAGATGGTGGAGCGGAACGCTCAGCATGAATTGGCGAGGATGCAAAAGCTGGGTGATCGCAATTCCCAAGCCATGCAAGATTTAGCTGACATTGTCGATTTGGCAGATTTGCCGCACCGCATTGAAGGTTACGATATTTCTCACATCCAAGGCTCAAATGCGGTGGCGTCGCAGGTGGTGTTTATTGATGGGTTGCCGGCAAAACAGCATTATCGGCACTACAAAATCAAGAATCCTGACGTTAAGGCCGGTCATTCCGATGACTTTGCCAGCCTTGCTGAGGTAATCGGGCGTCGCTTTCGCAAGTATGCTGAAGATCCGCAATTGCAACGGGCCGGTAATCCCGACTGGCCAGATTTGGTAATGATTGACGGCGGCAAAGGTCAACTATCGTCAGTGGTTGCGGTATTGCAGGAGATGAATTTGCTGGAAGAGTTACGAGTGGTGAGTTTAGCCAAGCAGCGAGAGGAAATTTTCTTACCCGGTGAGTCGCAGCCACTGCAAACAGAGGCAGAACAGCCAGGGGTGCAGTTGTTGCGCCGGCTGCGGGATGAAGCGCACCGCTTTGCCGTCACTTTCCACCGGCAGCAGAGAAGCGATACATTAAAGCGATCTCGCTTAGATGAAATTGCCGGTTTAGGATTTGAGCGGCAAAAGCAACTGCTGGCGCATTTTCGCTCAATTGACTACATTCGTGCAGCCACTCCCGCACAGTTAGCTGAAGCACCTGGAATTGGGCCGCGTTTAGCTCAGCAAATTTACGATTATTTCCATCCGTGA
- a CDS encoding acyltransferase family protein, with product MLDFFDVTTSEPVSNSQSSPPRFDGWSLDERDPEVIKFFLPLWGWLYDHYFQVKTDGWHHIPAEGKMLVVGSHNGGIIVPDMFMFMYDWFRRFGTERLAYGLMHPTVWKVSPEIARLAVNCGAVLAHPKMAIDALRRDAAVVVYPGGAQDTFRPYSLRHKIHFAGRKGFIKLALREEAPIVPIISTGAHDSLIILADFYQQIRQLHEWGMPWLLGIDPVVFPIYLGLPWGLGIGPLPHIPLPLPIHTRVCAPIVFERYGRQAAGNRDYVDECYEKVRSKMQLELDCLVQESNH from the coding sequence GTGTTAGATTTTTTTGATGTTACGACAAGTGAGCCGGTAAGCAATAGCCAAAGCTCTCCGCCTCGGTTTGATGGTTGGTCATTAGATGAGCGAGATCCTGAAGTGATTAAGTTTTTCCTGCCGCTGTGGGGATGGCTTTACGATCACTATTTTCAGGTGAAAACTGATGGCTGGCATCATATCCCGGCAGAGGGGAAGATGCTGGTTGTGGGTTCTCACAATGGCGGCATCATTGTGCCCGATATGTTTATGTTTATGTATGACTGGTTTCGCAGATTTGGTACAGAACGTTTAGCTTACGGACTGATGCATCCAACCGTTTGGAAAGTTTCGCCAGAAATTGCCCGATTAGCCGTGAATTGCGGAGCAGTTCTCGCACATCCTAAAATGGCAATTGATGCTCTCCGGCGAGATGCAGCCGTTGTTGTTTATCCAGGCGGTGCTCAAGATACTTTTCGCCCTTACTCTTTGCGCCATAAAATTCATTTTGCGGGACGCAAGGGCTTTATTAAACTTGCATTGCGAGAAGAAGCGCCAATCGTACCGATTATCTCCACCGGCGCTCACGATTCTTTAATTATTTTGGCAGATTTTTATCAGCAAATCCGGCAACTTCATGAATGGGGAATGCCTTGGTTACTAGGCATCGATCCAGTGGTTTTTCCGATCTATTTAGGATTGCCTTGGGGGTTGGGAATTGGCCCTTTGCCACACATTCCGTTACCGTTGCCCATTCACACTCGCGTCTGTGCACCCATTGTATTTGAGCGCTACGGGCGTCAGGCTGCCGGCAACCGTGATTATGTAGATGAGTGTTATGAAAAAGTCCGCAGCAAAATGCAGTTAGAACTCGACTGTTTGGTTCAAGAATCTAATCACTGA
- a CDS encoding sucrose-phosphate phosphatase: MSVAPFLFVTDLDNTLVGDDDALEVLNRHLSQHRQAHGTKIVYSTGRSLTSYRQLKAEKSLLDPDALVTSVGTEIYHSNDDTPDPAWANALSQAWDRDLVVASTSHFSDLVPQPQPEQRPFKVSYFLTEEAAVEVLPQLKSVLKERGLDVKLIYSGGKDLDILPRHGDKGLAMQFLRRQLGIDAKQTVVCGDSGNDIALFAVGEERGIIVGNAQPELRRWHDANSSEALYLAKSSCAGGILEGLNHFGFL; encoded by the coding sequence ATGAGTGTGGCACCGTTTCTATTTGTAACCGATTTAGACAATACCCTCGTCGGGGATGACGACGCGCTAGAAGTCCTCAACCGGCACCTGAGTCAACACCGGCAAGCGCACGGAACTAAAATCGTTTATTCTACCGGGCGATCGCTCACCAGTTACCGGCAGCTAAAAGCGGAAAAATCGCTCCTCGATCCGGATGCCTTAGTCACATCCGTAGGAACCGAAATCTACCATTCCAACGATGATACGCCCGATCCTGCCTGGGCAAACGCCCTCTCCCAAGCGTGGGATCGGGATTTAGTGGTTGCTAGCACTAGCCATTTTTCCGATCTTGTGCCTCAGCCACAACCTGAGCAACGCCCGTTTAAAGTCAGTTATTTTCTCACAGAAGAAGCTGCTGTGGAGGTGCTGCCTCAGTTGAAAAGTGTGTTAAAAGAGCGCGGTTTAGATGTCAAGCTGATCTACAGTGGCGGCAAAGACCTCGATATTTTACCCCGCCACGGCGACAAAGGCTTAGCCATGCAATTTCTCCGCCGGCAGTTGGGAATTGATGCCAAACAAACCGTGGTTTGCGGGGATTCTGGTAATGATATTGCTTTGTTTGCTGTTGGCGAAGAACGCGGAATTATTGTGGGGAATGCCCAGCCAGAATTGCGCCGGTGGCATGATGCTAACTCATCGGAGGCTTTATACTTGGCTAAATCTTCCTGTGCCGGTGGCATTTTAGAAGGTTTAAATCACTTTGGCTTTTTGTAA
- a CDS encoding tetratricopeptide repeat protein produces MMYLPSTAKNPHSSDDAVEIYSHFFYYRGVKKAQQGDYRGAIEDWNQELQLHPDFAPAYFDRGNIRRKLKDPHGAIEDYTEVLQISPDCADAFFKRGNAQREVGENEGAIEDYTEVLRLNPYFAEAYNNRGNARRESGDAQCAIEDYDKALHLNPYYAKAYYNRGLAHRLLGKSLAAIEDYSQAIRVNPDYAKAYYNRGFIYCDLGVKQKALTDLQHAANLFLKHRHLTAYRKIIADIKNLEG; encoded by the coding sequence ATGATGTACCTGCCATCCACTGCCAAAAACCCTCATAGCTCAGATGACGCTGTGGAAATTTACAGTCACTTTTTCTATTACCGGGGAGTAAAAAAGGCTCAGCAAGGAGATTACAGAGGAGCAATTGAGGACTGGAATCAGGAATTGCAGTTGCATCCTGATTTTGCTCCCGCCTACTTTGATCGGGGCAATATCCGCCGCAAACTGAAAGATCCTCACGGTGCCATTGAAGATTACACCGAAGTTTTGCAGATTTCTCCTGACTGTGCCGATGCTTTCTTCAAGCGAGGAAACGCCCAGCGTGAAGTCGGAGAGAATGAAGGCGCTATCGAAGATTACACTGAAGTGCTGCGGCTCAATCCCTACTTTGCAGAAGCCTACAATAATCGAGGCAATGCCCGCCGTGAATCAGGAGACGCTCAGTGTGCGATTGAAGATTACGACAAGGCTTTGCATCTCAATCCCTACTATGCCAAAGCCTACTACAACCGGGGGCTGGCTCATCGCCTCCTGGGAAAATCTCTGGCAGCCATTGAAGACTACAGCCAAGCGATTCGAGTCAATCCTGACTATGCCAAAGCTTACTACAATCGGGGTTTCATTTACTGCGATTTGGGAGTTAAGCAAAAAGCCCTCACAGATTTGCAGCACGCCGCCAATCTGTTTTTGAAACACCGGCACCTGACAGCCTACCGCAAAATTATCGCGGATATTAAAAACTTAGAGGGTTAA
- a CDS encoding tetratricopeptide repeat protein, translating to MATQTTLIIIGIGIALSTLILGLIFAYYRAGSRKKPGIQYYNQGITKAKRGDCAGAIAAFNQALQVNFNLVEAYIERGILRAKLGQQQEAIEDFTHVITVNPTGAGVYMNRGNVRADINDMQGAIEDYRKAAKLFFEQKDQANYRQALSAFKQLQQQQKDPSKESSSSQVAEEVFNQGLYNVKTGNYKGAIEDFNQVLQLYPQSDKAYYNRGMARFKLSDHQGAKADFNQALQINSSYAEAYLSRGNVHRKLGSYQPAIQDFTQALQLKPNDAHAYYNRALTYSELGEKRRSLDDKRKALEDYQKAANLFFQQGDMVNYNRAMKNLPAIEAGEIDSQPAQNPSSLPTSTTSSRNADTENQRNLPSLKLERKLINLLNGNRSAAERLIEQTRYKNPGKSENWYWEKVIYDLDRDRRQ from the coding sequence ATGGCTACACAGACGACGCTCATCATCATAGGGATAGGCATTGCGCTGAGTACACTCATCCTGGGACTGATTTTTGCATATTACCGCGCCGGCTCGCGAAAAAAGCCTGGAATTCAATATTACAACCAGGGAATCACTAAGGCTAAGCGAGGAGACTGTGCGGGAGCAATTGCAGCTTTTAATCAGGCATTGCAAGTAAATTTCAATTTAGTAGAAGCTTACATCGAGCGGGGAATTCTGCGGGCTAAATTAGGGCAACAGCAAGAAGCGATTGAAGATTTTACTCACGTTATTACCGTAAATCCTACTGGTGCCGGCGTTTATATGAACCGGGGAAATGTTCGGGCTGATATAAACGATATGCAGGGAGCCATTGAGGATTATCGCAAAGCTGCTAAACTATTTTTTGAGCAAAAAGATCAAGCTAATTACCGGCAAGCACTCAGCGCGTTTAAACAGCTACAGCAACAGCAAAAAGATCCAAGTAAGGAAAGCAGTTCCTCTCAAGTTGCTGAAGAAGTATTCAATCAAGGATTATACAACGTTAAAACAGGCAATTATAAGGGAGCCATTGAAGATTTTAATCAAGTATTGCAGCTTTATCCTCAATCCGATAAAGCTTACTATAACAGAGGAATGGCTCGTTTCAAACTCAGCGATCATCAGGGAGCAAAGGCAGATTTTAATCAAGCCTTACAGATTAATAGTAGCTATGCAGAAGCTTATTTGAGCCGAGGCAATGTTCACCGGAAACTCGGTTCTTACCAGCCAGCGATTCAAGATTTCACGCAAGCATTACAACTTAAACCTAATGATGCTCACGCGTATTATAACCGAGCGCTCACTTACTCGGAACTTGGAGAGAAACGCCGCTCGCTAGATGATAAACGCAAAGCTTTAGAAGATTATCAAAAAGCGGCAAATTTATTTTTTCAGCAGGGAGATATGGTAAATTATAACCGAGCGATGAAGAATTTACCGGCAATAGAGGCAGGGGAAATCGATTCGCAGCCGGCACAGAATCCTTCTAGCTTACCCACTTCAACAACTTCCTCTAGAAACGCAGATACAGAAAATCAGAGAAACTTACCAAGCCTTAAACTAGAAAGGAAACTCATCAACCTTTTAAATGGTAATCGCAGCGCGGCTGAGCGATTAATCGAACAGACGAGATATAAAAATCCTGGTAAATCAGAGAATTGGTATTGGGAAAAAGTGATTTATGACTTGGATCGTGATCGCCGGCAGTAA
- a CDS encoding MFS transporter has product MLKQKLFSWIPQLKRQVWILVAGRLLSGIGTGFTLFYAPIFFADRVGLTKTAVGIALGSASVSGIFGRIFSGSWADSPAWGRRRTLLLSCLICAGASFVLASANNFPILVVGNLLLGFGVGLYWPATEAIIADLTTAENRHEAYAITRLGDSLGLQFGVVFGGALIALTGAYRLLFVIDGISFLVFFGVIWVAISETYQPAAKPATQTPNIPTPQLKSTNTDKKTKFSDFLNNGWKIALQDRALLVYVLVNILFTTYIAQIQSTAPLYFSNFVSVKDSNQGFSTATISALFTWHIALLIVCQMPVARFLRRFSHPQSLIYSALLWAIGFTLIGITGITTTYPIAWAMLALAVLAIATVAYTPAASSLVVDLAPKTLRGVYLSINSLCWAVGYMIGPPLGGWALDLPRPFADSLWVALALSVGLTIFILQYLDRLVPQRN; this is encoded by the coding sequence TTGCTAAAACAAAAACTTTTCTCGTGGATACCTCAGCTAAAACGCCAAGTTTGGATTTTAGTAGCCGGTCGATTACTATCAGGAATTGGCACCGGCTTTACCTTATTTTACGCACCCATTTTTTTTGCAGATCGGGTAGGTTTAACAAAAACTGCCGTAGGAATAGCCTTAGGCAGCGCATCAGTTTCTGGCATTTTCGGGCGCATATTTAGCGGTTCTTGGGCAGACTCACCGGCATGGGGACGCCGGCGCACACTTTTACTCTCGTGTTTGATATGTGCCGGCGCATCATTCGTCCTAGCATCTGCGAATAATTTCCCCATCTTAGTTGTTGGTAACTTGCTTTTAGGTTTCGGTGTTGGTTTATACTGGCCGGCAACCGAAGCAATTATTGCAGATTTAACTACTGCCGAAAACCGTCATGAAGCTTATGCCATAACCCGACTAGGAGATAGTCTAGGTTTGCAATTTGGGGTAGTGTTCGGGGGCGCTTTGATCGCACTCACCGGCGCTTACCGGCTGCTGTTTGTGATTGACGGCATTTCCTTCTTAGTCTTCTTTGGCGTCATTTGGGTAGCAATTTCAGAAACTTATCAGCCGGCAGCGAAACCCGCCACTCAAACCCCAAACATTCCCACTCCGCAGCTAAAATCAACGAACACAGATAAAAAAACAAAATTCAGCGATTTTCTCAATAATGGCTGGAAGATCGCACTGCAAGATCGAGCGCTTCTTGTCTACGTCCTCGTTAACATTTTATTTACCACTTATATCGCCCAAATTCAATCCACTGCGCCCCTTTATTTCAGCAACTTTGTATCCGTTAAAGACAGCAATCAAGGATTTTCAACGGCAACTATTAGCGCCCTGTTTACCTGGCATATTGCCCTTTTAATTGTGTGTCAGATGCCGGTAGCCCGGTTCTTGAGGCGCTTTAGTCATCCCCAGTCATTAATCTATTCAGCATTGCTGTGGGCAATCGGATTTACCCTGATCGGGATCACCGGCATCACTACAACTTACCCCATCGCTTGGGCAATGCTAGCACTCGCCGTCTTGGCGATCGCCACCGTCGCTTACACCCCCGCAGCCTCCTCCCTCGTTGTCGATTTAGCCCCCAAAACTTTGCGCGGCGTTTACCTGTCTATCAACTCCCTCTGCTGGGCAGTCGGCTACATGATTGGCCCCCCTTTAGGCGGCTGGGCGCTAGATTTGCCGAGACCATTTGCTGATAGCTTGTGGGTAGCCTTAGCCCTGAGTGTCGGCCTCACAATTTTTATTTTGCAGTATCTCGACCGGCTTGTTCCTCAAAGAAACTAA
- the hisIE gene encoding bifunctional phosphoribosyl-AMP cyclohydrolase/phosphoribosyl-ATP diphosphatase HisIE, whose product MPTPEVTPSSQSIPVEKIRYNEQGLVPAIVQDYLDGTVLMMAWMNRESLQKTLETGETWFWSRSRAELWHKGATSGHIQKVRSLRYDCDSDALLISAEQMGDIACHTGERSCFHQVDGQIVAPPADMLSQVFEVICNRRAQPVEGSYTATLFAGGDNKILKKIGEESAEVVMACKDDDPDAIAGEVADLFYHTLVAIAHHQVDLRAVYQKLQERRR is encoded by the coding sequence ATGCCTACTCCTGAAGTGACGCCCTCATCCCAATCTATCCCTGTAGAGAAAATTCGCTACAACGAACAGGGGCTGGTGCCGGCAATTGTGCAAGATTATCTTGATGGCACGGTGTTGATGATGGCTTGGATGAATCGGGAATCTCTGCAAAAAACGCTGGAAACTGGAGAGACTTGGTTCTGGAGCCGGTCGCGTGCAGAATTATGGCATAAAGGCGCAACTTCGGGTCATATTCAGAAAGTGCGATCCCTCCGTTATGACTGCGACAGTGATGCGTTGCTGATTAGCGCTGAGCAAATGGGGGACATTGCTTGCCATACAGGCGAACGTAGCTGTTTTCATCAAGTAGACGGGCAAATTGTAGCGCCGCCGGCTGATATGTTGTCTCAGGTTTTTGAGGTGATTTGCAACCGGCGCGCTCAGCCGGTTGAAGGTTCCTATACGGCGACGTTATTTGCCGGTGGTGATAACAAGATTCTCAAAAAAATTGGGGAAGAATCGGCTGAAGTGGTGATGGCTTGTAAGGATGATGATCCAGATGCGATCGCCGGCGAAGTTGCGGATTTATTTTACCACACATTGGTTGCTATAGCGCACCATCAAGTTGATTTGCGAGCCGTTTATCAGAAATTGCAAGAACGCCGACGCTAG
- the hemL gene encoding glutamate-1-semialdehyde 2,1-aminomutase, which translates to MITTSLNTTKSEEIFAAAQKLMPGGVSSPVRAFKSVGGQPIVFDRVKGAYVWDVDGNQYIDYVGTWGPAICGHAHPEVISALHDALEKGTSFGAPSVLENVLAEMVIDAVPSIEMVRFVNSGTEACMSVLRLMRAFTSRDKIIKFEGCYHGHADMFLVKAGSGVATLGLPDSPGVPKSATNTTLTAPFNDLEAVKALFAENPDEIAGVILEPVVGNAGFIVPDAGFLEGLREITQENGALLVFDEVMTGFRIAYGGAQEKFGVTPDLTTLGKIIGGGLPVGAYGGRKDIMSMVAPAGPMYQAGTLSGNPLAMTAGIKTLELLQKHGTYEQLDKMTKKLADGLVQIAHETGHAACGGQISAMFGLFFTAGPVHSYEDAKKSDSGKFSRFHRGMLEHGIYLAPSQYEAGFTSLAHTDDDINRTLAAAREVMSSL; encoded by the coding sequence TTGATTACCACAAGCCTGAACACCACCAAATCAGAAGAAATTTTCGCCGCCGCCCAGAAACTCATGCCAGGGGGCGTCAGTTCCCCAGTCCGTGCCTTCAAATCTGTCGGAGGTCAACCCATCGTCTTTGATCGGGTCAAAGGCGCTTACGTCTGGGACGTTGACGGCAACCAATATATCGACTACGTCGGCACCTGGGGACCAGCAATTTGCGGTCACGCCCATCCAGAAGTGATCAGCGCCCTACACGATGCCTTAGAAAAAGGCACAAGCTTTGGTGCCCCCTCAGTGCTAGAAAACGTGCTGGCAGAAATGGTAATCGATGCCGTTCCTAGTATTGAAATGGTGCGCTTTGTCAACTCCGGGACAGAAGCGTGTATGTCTGTCCTACGCTTGATGCGGGCTTTCACCAGCCGCGACAAAATTATTAAATTTGAAGGCTGCTACCACGGACACGCCGATATGTTCTTGGTCAAAGCCGGCTCCGGGGTGGCCACCTTGGGCTTACCCGACTCTCCGGGCGTCCCCAAATCTGCAACCAACACCACCCTCACAGCGCCCTTTAACGACTTAGAAGCCGTTAAAGCCTTATTTGCGGAAAACCCGGATGAAATTGCCGGCGTCATTTTAGAACCCGTCGTCGGCAATGCCGGCTTCATTGTCCCCGATGCCGGCTTTTTAGAAGGGTTGCGCGAAATTACCCAAGAAAACGGCGCATTGCTCGTCTTTGACGAAGTCATGACCGGCTTCAGAATCGCCTACGGCGGCGCTCAAGAAAAATTCGGCGTTACCCCCGACTTAACCACCCTCGGTAAAATCATCGGCGGTGGCTTACCCGTCGGAGCCTACGGCGGACGCAAAGATATCATGTCAATGGTCGCACCGGCAGGGCCAATGTATCAAGCCGGCACCCTTTCCGGCAACCCCCTCGCCATGACAGCCGGTATCAAAACCTTAGAATTGCTGCAAAAACACGGCACCTACGAGCAGCTTGACAAAATGACCAAAAAACTCGCAGATGGCTTAGTGCAAATCGCCCACGAAACCGGCCATGCCGCCTGCGGAGGACAAATCAGCGCCATGTTTGGCCTATTCTTCACAGCTGGGCCGGTTCACAGCTACGAAGACGCCAAAAAGTCAGATTCAGGCAAATTCAGCCGATTTCATCGCGGAATGCTAGAACACGGCATTTACCTCGCCCCCTCCCAATACGAAGCTGGATTCACCTCCCTCGCCCACACAGACGACGACATTAACCGCACCCTAGCAGCAGCACGGGAAGTCATGTCCAGCCTGTAA